Proteins from a single region of Polycladomyces zharkentensis:
- the infC gene encoding translation initiation factor IF-3, whose translation MSREHQVNEAIRAREVRLIGPNGDQIGVVPLREALRMAQEANLDLVNVAPQAKPPVCRIMDYGKFRYEQSKREKEARKKQKTIQVKEVRLSPSIEEHDLQTKLRNVKKFLQSGDKVKLTIRFRGREITHQEIGLGILNRMAKEVEDLGQVERQPKLEGRQMIMILSPKQQ comes from the coding sequence ATCAGCAGGGAACATCAGGTCAATGAAGCGATTCGTGCCCGTGAGGTCCGATTGATCGGCCCCAACGGAGATCAGATCGGGGTCGTACCGCTTAGGGAAGCGCTCCGCATGGCGCAGGAGGCCAACTTGGATCTGGTCAACGTTGCGCCGCAAGCGAAGCCGCCGGTGTGTCGGATCATGGATTACGGCAAATTCCGCTATGAACAGAGCAAACGGGAAAAAGAAGCGCGCAAGAAGCAAAAAACCATCCAGGTCAAAGAAGTTCGGCTCAGTCCGTCCATCGAGGAGCACGATTTGCAGACCAAACTGCGCAATGTGAAGAAGTTCTTGCAAAGCGGGGACAAAGTGAAGCTGACCATCCGCTTTCGCGGACGGGAGATCACGCACCAAGAGATCGGCCTGGGCATCCTGAACCGGATGGCCAAGGAAGTGGAAGATCTCGGTCAAGTGGAGCGCCAGCCCAAATTGGAAGGGCGCCAGATGATCATGATCTTGAGTCCGAAACAGCAGTGA